The window AGCTCGACGCCGGACGCCACCCAACGCCCGACGACGACGaccccgcggccccgccgcctccgcccACGCCCACGCCGCCGTCCCACACCGAGTAGCTGACGCGCCCGTTGGCCGCCTCGTCCGGGTCCCGCGCCCACAGCCGCGCCagctccgcgcccgccgcgtTGTTCTCCCGCGCCAGCACCGTGTACACGGCCTGCGCGAACGAGGGCGCGTTGTCGTTCACGTCCGACACCGGCACCCGCAGCCCGCGGCTGGCGCGCAGCGCCGGCGCCCCGCCGTCCTCCGCACGCACCTCCACCTCGTACTCCGACACCCGCTCCCGGTCCAGCGCCTCGCGCAGCACCAGCGAGTACGAGCCCGCGAACGTCGCCTCCAGACCGAACGGCGACGCCGGCCACACCCAGCACCGCACGCGACCGTTCTCGCCCGAGTCCCGGTCCGACACGCTCAGCAGGGCCACCACCGTCCCCAACGACGCGTCCTCCGGCACCGGCACCGACAGCGACGTCACCCACACCTCCGGAGCGTTGTCGTTCACGTCCACCACCTCCAGCTCCACGCTGCAATGACCCGAAAGCGAGGGTGATCCTTTATCTGTCGCTTCGATTTGCAATTCGTGTAAACGAACGTCTTCAAAGTCTAAAACACCCTTCAATCGGATCTCGCCTGTCCTTTTATCAATGGCAAAGAGTTCTCTGTTACCGATAGGAACAGAACTTAAAAGGCTGTAAGAAAAGTCCTTATTGATTCCTTCGTCCGGATCCGTGGCATTCACACGTAGTATAATTGTCCCCTCTGTAGCATTCTCTTCTATCTGCACTTTATACACGGACTGTTCGAACTGTGGCGCGTTGTCATTCGCATCCACCACAGAGATCACCAGCTCCATTGTCCCCGTCAGAGACGGCCGGCCCCCGTCTGTCGCCGTCAGCACCAACCGATGCACGGGAATCGTCTCGCGGTCTAAAGACTTTACGAGTACCAGAAACAGAGATTTCCTGTTTTCATGAGACGATTTAACATCGAGCGTAAAATATTCACTGGGGCTGAGTGTGTAGGTGAGCTGCGCGTTCGCTCCGATATCCGCATCCGACGCGCCCTCCAGCGGGAAACGAGACCCCGGCACAGACAGTTCCGCGATGCTGAGGTTTTTCCGGGCGGCGGGGAAGACGGGGGCATTGTCGTTGATGTCGGTGACCTCCAGCTGCACATGGAAGACGCGCAGCGGccgctccagcagcacctccaggcgCAGCGCGCACGGCGCGCTCTTGCCGCACAGCTCCTCCCGGTCCAGCCGCGAGCTCACCAGCAGCGCGCCGCTCGCCCCGCTCACCTCCACGCTCGCCCGCCGGCCCGGCGCCACCAGCCGCAGCCGCCGCGCCTCCGCCTCGCCCGCCTCCAGGCCCAGGTCCTGCGCCAGACGGCCCACCACCGTGCCGGCCTTGGCTTCCTCCGGCACCGAGTAGCGCACCTGCCCGCCCGACAGCGCCCAGGCcgcctgcagcaccagcacccgCACCACCGCCGCACAACAACGCTCGCCCATCCTTCCTGCCACtctgcccgccgccgccgctctgcctgccggccccggcccgggcccCGCACggctccccgccgccgcccgcacGCACCGGCTCTGCTGCCCGGCCCGAGCCGCCCCCCCGCGCTCACAGCCGGGCTCTCCGCCGCACCGGGGCGGAGCCGCCCACACGGACGCGTTCCTGAGCCTGCAGCGACACCGTGCGCTGCTCCGCCGCCTCACAGGCTCCGcggctgctcctgtgcctccGCTCCGTCACTGCCGtctcctctgctttttctttaaacGGTGCTCCTTTCATATTTTATCCTTTGGAGTTTTCCCGCTGCTCTCTTCTTACCCCTTCCGGTATCTCGCCTGTCGCCTCCGGAGccagacagaagaaaaaacaaaccgGATCCACGAACTTGGTTTCCGTGGCTTTAGCGTCTGACCACGGAATATTCCAACCGCGGGGAGGGCTCTTGAGAACCAGCTCCACCCACCGATTAGAGGTAAGGTCGTTTCATACTGCTCCTCCACTTTGCTGAcgttttctttcttctccttgtcATCTTTGATCTTTACTTACCTCCTTGTGTAATAACTTCATAGCATCTTATGcatttctcttcttccattCTTGCTCTGCTCTCTTTCTGTTTACAGTGACAGCATCTGTGACATATCAGTAAATTCGTCCGTCCATCCTTCCCTTCTTCCATTTTCCCATCTTCCTCCGTTTCTTCACTGTCCTTATGCACACACAGACTCTCTTCTTCCTCATCTCCATTAccaatatatttttccattacTTCACTCTCCCCATGAAGCACAAGCACACCACTGGTTACAATTCTTGTTCCTCTCTGCTGAAATCGTTCATGTCTCCACTCAAGGAGCAAATTTCCTGCTTACTTCAAGTCTATGCCAGACCAACAGCTGGCTCTTTCACCTCACCTTCTGGAAGGAAACCACACATTAAGGCTCCATCCTCTCAAGGGAGAGAATTCACAGCCTCTGAAACACAGACCCAATCCCTAGGTATTTTGACATTGGTGTAAACAGACTTGACTAAGCAATAACAACCCTGTGAATCTTCTTCAGGAACTCAAAGCCCTCAAGGCCAGCACACCAATCCATCGTGAATGCTGAGAAAAATATGGAGCAAACACAGCTTCTCAAAGCTCTTCATATACTCTGATGAAGAGCTGTTCTTCAGGCCTCATTTGCCACCTCCATGCTGAATGTAAATTTCTGACTTAATATTTCAGGCAGGCCAGCACAGTCAGAAACACACAGCAAGAATGTCCAACCCCGGGGGCATAATCCCCCTGGATTGCCTCTGTATAGCCAGATCCACAGGGTAAAAAACACGCAGTCATTTTATTTGTGTCATTTTCTCTGAGAACACACCCCCGACTCCCAACACATCCACTCTGAGAAATGTGTTAGGGTCTCTCCCCCATCTCCGCTTGCTGTTATTTGCTTGAGCTGTGTCTGGAGAAAGAAGTTGGGAATGGGAGGAGGCAGTGATGCTCTGCTGATGCAGTACAGGAATCACAGAACATTTCAAACTGGAAGTCATCTATaaggatcatcaaatccaactccATATCCAGGCACATTTGGTCAATCCAAGGTACAACGGAAATCAGACTCATCTTCTTTAAGTAGAAGGAACTTACCTGAAGCATCCCTGGTTCcttcttcagaaaatatttatggtCAATTGAGAGAACAGGTtctgaagaatattttcttttaatgctaTCAGAGATCTCTGGGGAGGATGAATAAGAGGAAAATGACCCACATTCTGCAAAAGCCTCTAAATCACTGAACAGAAGCACAATGCTCCTTCATGTACTTGCATCACATGCTAAGTAGAAGACATCCTGCAAATCTAAGGACATTCTCCCAACCTCAACCTCAACTTAGATGATTGGAAAATCCATCTCCCCTACCGATGGTCAACTACTGGAAACTCTGCTACTTGACAGCTGCCAAAATTCACCAGTCTGCATTTCATCCACTATTACCAACACATGGCCAAtgcaaaagaagaagaaagtttAAAAGATGGAATGTTTTGataaaaggagagaagaaaactATAAGGTACCTTTCCACCACATCAAAATGCCAGATCTGGCAACTTCTTGATTATGGACAGAAGTTTTCCCACACCCTATTAAGACAATAGCAAACATGTGAACAAGGAGAGCTTCGGAGAAGGCTGACCAAGCAAGACTGATAattggaaaagctgctgtttcACCAACGCCATATTTTCAAAGCAAGTGATCTAAGTTGTGAACGGAAGATGTCTTCACATTTGACAGGAAGAGCACAGACAATACCAAGGATACACAGGACTTCAGAAGAACGTGAGAAGATCCCAGGAGAACAACCCTGGGTGACAGGTGGCCTCACAAGGTTGTCCAGTGGAATCCTCTATACCAAGCTCTGGGAAATGAATCTTCAGCTAAGCATCTGGAGCTTTTCTTCCCCAGTGATAGGGCTTATGCTACACAGCATCTCCATTTCCTCAGCAAAAAAACTTCTCCACTCAAAGTCACCTTCCCCATGAGACAGAGCCTAAGTAGTACTCCATGCCACTTGGAGGATTACAAGCCAAACGGCCCCACCAAAACAGCATGCCCCAGCAATAAAACCCATTTGGATCATAATCCAGGCCATTGCACATCCCCACCCTCCCTCACAATTAGCACAAAGAACTTATGAAGAGATGCAAAGCCACAGAATATCTGGCAGACTCTGTGAAATTTAATGTAAACATGCTGAGCTTTTTTGCAATCTCAGATAGAAACACCACAGAGCTACACATTAGAGATGTTTAAAATTCTGTGATCAGAGTGACAGCTCTGATCCTGGCGCagattca of the Ammospiza nelsoni isolate bAmmNel1 chromosome 16, bAmmNel1.pri, whole genome shotgun sequence genome contains:
- the LOC132080627 gene encoding protocadherin alpha-3-like, producing the protein MGERCCAAVVRVLVLQAAWALSGGQVRYSVPEEAKAGTVVGRLAQDLGLEAGEAEARRLRLVAPGRRASVEVSGASGALLVSSRLDREELCGKSAPCALRLEVLLERPLRVFHVQLEVTDINDNAPVFPAARKNLSIAELSVPGSRFPLEGASDADIGANAQLTYTLSPSEYFTLDVKSSHENRKSLFLVLVKSLDRETIPVHRLVLTATDGGRPSLTGTMELVISVVDANDNAPQFEQSVYKVQIEENATEGTIILRVNATDPDEGINKDFSYSLLSSVPIGNRELFAIDKRTGEIRLKGVLDFEDVRLHELQIEATDKGSPSLSGHCSVELEVVDVNDNAPEVWVTSLSVPVPEDASLGTVVALLSVSDRDSGENGRVRCWVWPASPFGLEATFAGSYSLVLREALDRERVSEYEVEVRAEDGGAPALRASRGLRVPVSDVNDNAPSFAQAVYTVLARENNAAGAELARLWARDPDEAANGRVSYSVWDGGVGVGGGGGAAGSSSSGVGWRPASSYVSVDAESGRLWALQPLDYEELQVLQFEVRAVDAGEPPLSGNATVQLFVLDENDNAPALLPPAGSAAEAGGVAAAEAAVALAGAGSESGTLWAWAAWGAPAGQVVAKIRAVDADSGYNAWLRYELWEPRGKGPFRVGLYSGEVSTARALDEADGPRQRLLIVVRDHGEPARSATATLSVSLLEAAEAALAAGSSSSSLAAVSRSAAGVELGAGAASAATNVWLVVAICAVSSLFLLAVVLYGASRWAPRAAVLSAPGPTTLVCASEVGSWSYSQRHSRSLCVADGAAKSDLMVFSPNFPPPPPAPAAKDTQPEPSALLDTVSGTALFASCSFLFRVLSPALG